ttatattcttgcaaacctatccaacaacacctacacagtacttctagtttcatacttgttttaggtaaagcgaacgttaagtgtgcgtagagttgtatcggtggtcgatagaacttgagggaatatttgttctacctttagctcctcgttgggttcgacactcttacttatcgaaagaggctacaattgatcccttatacttgtgggttatcagcgaaCCCGGCACACCAAGACTTCTCCAACAAGCCAGCTCCCCTTTGGCGTATTCCCCAACCCGGCCTTTGGTCagctcccgtcccatccaggccgtaCGACGGGATGAGTCTCCATCCACcgatgaccgaggcaacagtgccccgcccatgcctttGGTCAGCCGGAGCGTGGTAACAGTGCCCCaactacccgctgaccagggcctgCGTGGCAACAAGTCACTGCTGACGCCAGCAAGCGGCGACTTGACGAAGCGTCACTGTACCCGACTCAACCCGGCCactccctgacgatcgacaagacagCAAACAGTGCCCCTAGGCACGCGGAGCCCGTGCCCGGATAACCCGGCGAGCCCTGACATCCGGCGGGTCCCAGCACCGGCTTCCCGGACGATGACAACCCGGCCCcacggccttgtaacattaccattgtacccctggggggttggtctataaaaccccccaggagccctcatgcacACGGGCAAGCAAGTAGACAATAGAGAGAACCACTGCAAGCAACACCCACACccgaggagagggagcagcctaagCCCTGGTCTGCCCTCCTTCTTCTTCATACATctctaggagcaactctgtactgtCGCATATCaaccacactcggcaggactaggggtgttatctctccggagagccccgaacctgggtatgtcttgcgtcccacgctcgctcatgccgacctcgcctctggagcccaccagtgccctcgagcctcctcctatctttagccatcccttggcatctgccgtgcgcccaccacgatagttggcgcccaccgtggggcagctcgAGGTCCTGGCCGGGAGCATGCTCCAGACGGGGCTCCCCTCCGACTCCGACGAGCCCGTCATGCTGGCGGACGACATCATTGACGCGCTCGCCGCCTCCTTCGCTGCGCTACGCATCTCCGATGCACCCGCGGCCGACGAGTACCCCAGCGAGGTACTTGACTTTTCCGACTCCCCTCTCTACCTCGGCGGCAGCACTCCCGCTGGGGCAATGGACCTCTACGTGGAGGTCTTCGTCACCGACACCGGCGCCTCTTCCTCATCGAGCGCAGCGAGGAAGGCCGTCGAAGCCAAGACCGCAGCGGATTAGGCCGGCTTGCCCAACACGTTGCGCGCCACGATGCAGAGTCTTCGCGTCCCCATCGGCACCGACATCGACGCCTCCAACATCGCCGAGGCCCGGACTCGGCTCGAGGAGGACCGCCAGCGCCTGCTGGACCTGACCGAGACGCTCGCCGCCATGCAGCGTCGCCTGGACTCCGCTCAGCTGGAGCGCAATGCTGCCTACGGCTTCACGCCTACCACGGCCGAGCCAAGTTGGGTCGCCGATGTGCATGCCCGGGGCGGCGCGATCGGCCGCGCCTTCGGCGCCATCCCGCCCGTCTACGAGACACCCGTGAAGAACATGCGCGCTGCCCAGGCGACCGCAGTCGGCCTGGATCAGCTCATGGGCGATGAGCTGAAGGACCGCCTCAAGCGGGTGAACGACCTCCTCGACGCGGCAAACGCGCAACAGTACCGCCTCAACCAACTCGCCAAGCCGGCGGGATCCGGCTCCGCCCGCGCCGATGGACTCGGCGATCATCAGCACACGGCATCTTCGCCACCCAGCGAGGCGCACTCCGGCCGCACCCGGACCCGGCGCAACCCCGCGCCGACGACCGCTGGTGGCTTAGCCGACGAGCCGGCCCTGGAAGACCGGCGCAGACCCGACCAACCCGGCCGATGTCCGGCTTCTGTCGACCCGGCCCCGCGTGGCGCGGTCGCCACCCGGCTGGGCGCGCGTGCCATCGACAACACCGACGCCCGCCACGGCCTCGACTGAATCGTCCTCTCCCAGGAGCTGGAGGAGAGCGGCCCCGTCGGGCCGGCTTGTTTTGGACCACGCATCCGGGACGAGCCCTTtaccaaagggttcacgctcccctgcgacacccccaagtacaacggcacCGTCAAGCCGAAggactggctcaccgactacaccaccGCCATCGGCATCGCCGGCGGCAACCACCGTCTCGCCGTATGTTACGCACCGCTCACGCTCCAAGGGTCGGCCCGCACCTGGTGAACAGCCTGCCAGTGGGCAGCATCAACACGTGGGTCGACTTCGAGCAAgctttcgtccgcaacttcaccggGACCTACCGGCGACCCGGCCGTCCCAgccagctcgccatgtgcgtgcaGGGACCGGCAGAAACCGGCCGCGAGTATCTCGCACGCTGGACCGAGCTCCGGAACAGCTGCGACGGCGTCCACGAAGTCCAATCAATCCAGTACTTCGTCAACGGGTGCCGAgatggcaccctcctcaagcacaaggtCTTGCGCTtcgagccggccaccatggccccGCTCATGGTGACGacggacaagtacgccaacgcgaactccgccatgaagatccaggtggcaCTGGATGAAGCCGGCAAAGCAAAGCCGGTTCCCCCTCCGAAGCCGGCCGACGAAGGCAGCCGGCAGCAGCACAACCAGCAGAACAACAAGCACAAGGCCGACCAGCCGGCCCAGCGCTACGACAACCGGCTCGTCGCGGCCACCGAGCAGGCGCCCGCGACCGACCCGGCCGCCAAGCGCCGGTAGACCGGCAAGACGACGTGGCAACCCGCCATGAGTTTCGAGGACATGCTCGACGCTCCCTGCAAGCATCACAGTGGCACGAGGCCATCCACGCATACGCTTCGGCAatgcgccatcaccaagcgcatcatgaGGGGCGACATCCCGCCTCCTCCGGCACCGGTTCCGGGAGCGGGGCAGCCGCCTCCACCCCCTCCGCCGCCTCCGGTTGGCGGCGCGATGCGCGACGACGCCTACCCGGCCCAGAATGCGACCTACGTTgtcttcaccagcctcggcgacgacaagcgcagcgagCGCCTCCTTCAGCAAGAGGTGAACACCGTCATCCCGGCCAAGCCAGAGTACATGAAGTGGTCGGAACGCCCGGTCACATGGACCCGGGAAGACCACCCGGCCATTATGCCGAACCCGGGTGGCTactccctcgtcctcaaccccaCCATCGTCGCACCTCGGCGCACATGCAAGTTTTCCCAagtcctcatcgacggcggcaacagcatcaacatcctctaccgcgacaccatgaccaagctcggcctcgAGGCCAATGACCTGGAACCGACCTGGACGATCTTCGGCATCGTTTCCGGCCTTTCctgctccccaatcggccagaTCCGGCTCGACGTCCTGTTTGGCGACAACAACCACTTCCGACGCGagccgatctggttcgaggtggtggacctgtccagcgcgtatcatgcgctgctgggccggcccgcgctcgccaagttcatggcggtcccccactatgcttacctgaagatgaaactgCCGGGTCCGAAGGGCCTCATCACCGTCGCCGGCGACTACCGCATGTCCTTGGAGTGCGCCCGAGACGGCGCCAAGCTGGCCGAGTCGCTGGTCATAgccgaggagcggcgccagctCGACCGGATCGTCGCCCTAGCCGGCTGACGAGGCCTCTttcaagccctccaaggagaccaagaatGTGAAGCTGAACCCGAAAGACCCTAGCTGCAGCAAGTACGTTCTCGTATGCACCCGCcacgacagcaaataggaaggcgagctcgtcgacttcttccgtgagaatcgggatatttTTGCATGGAACCGAAAAGACATGCCAggtatcccgaggaagtacgccgagcacaaactccacgtccgcaaggacgccaagcctgtccGTCAACCCCTGCGACGTTTCTCCGAAGAGAATAGAagaaccattggtgaagaggtcgccaagcctttggcggccggcttcatcatggaagtgtttcaccccgagtggctggccaacccagtcctcgtcctaaagaagaacaagacctggcacatgtgtatcgactacaccagcctgaacaaggcctgtcccaaggatctgttcgccctcccgcggatcgaccaAGTCATTGACTCTACTGCCAggtgtgagctcctgtcctttctggatgcttactccggctatcatcagataaagctggacccggccgacgccctgaagacgtccttcatcacaccctttggggcgtattgctacatcaccatgtcgtttggcctgaagaacgccggcgccaccttccagcgctgcatgcagaaatgcttGCTGCCACAACTCGGCCGCAACATCCACGTTTAcgtggacgacatcgtggtgagGACCAGgcagcacctcacgctcctcgacgACCTGACGGAAACATTCGCCAACCTGCGCGAATACAAAGTCAAGCTCAACCTGGAGAAGTGCGTTTTCGGCGTCCCGGCCGACTTGGCTTCCTCGTCTCGGAGCGCGACATTGAGgcaaacccggagaagatcaaggccattgagcgcatgtgcaagccggctcggctgcgcgatgtccagaagttcaccggctgcttggcctcggtcagccggtttctcagccggctgggcgagagggccttgcccctgtatcagctgatgaagaagacgacgccgTTCGAATGGAATGACCAGGCGGACGAAACTTTTAGGGACCTCAAGCGAATGCTCTCCACCGCACCTGTCCTGGCCGCAACAGCCGTGAAGGAGCTGCTGTTGCTCTACATTGCCGCCACCTTGCGGTCGGTCAGCATGGTCAtggtggtcgagcgaccagagaagggcaagatccaagccgtccagcgcccagtctactacctgagcgaggtgctctccgcctccaagcagaactacccacactaccagaagatgtgttacggcgtgtacttcaccgccaagaaatTGAAGAAGTACTTCCAAGAGCATGTTGTTACCGTGGTCAGCACGGCCCCCCTCGGCGAGATCATTGGGTGCCGGGACACTTCTGGTCGGGTCGCCAAGTGGGCGCTCGagctagccggccacaccatcctctacgagcctCGCACTACGATCAAGTCTCAAGatctggccgacttcctcgtcgactggaccaagacccagtacctaccgccacCGCCGGACTCGACGCACtggcgcatgcacttcgacggctcgaAGATGCAACTTGGCCTGGGGGCCGGCATTGTGCTGTCCTCCCCGAAGGGCGACCGGCTCCGATACGcgctccaacaacgtcgccgagtacgaagcccttgtgcatggcctccggcttgccaaggaactcggcatccggcgcatcctatgctacggcgactcggatctggtggtGCAGTAGTGCTCCGACGAGTGGGACGCCCGTGACCCCAACATGGCAAGCTATcgcttcctcgtccagaagcTATGCGAATTCTTCGTGGGCCGCGAGTTCCTCCATGTCTCGTGCGCAGAAAATGAGGCGGCCGACACGCTCGCCAAGATCGCCTCGTCCCGGCAGTCCATCCCACCCggcgtctccctcgagcacctACACAAGCCGTCCGTCAAGCCGTCTCCGAACTCCGAGTCCATCTACATCCCGGACAACccggctgttggggaacgtagtaatttcaaaaaaattctatgcacacgcaagatcatggtgatgcatagcaacgagaggggagagtgttgtccacgtaccctcgtagaccgaaagcggaagcgttagcacaacgcggttgatgtagtcgtatgtcttcacgatccgaccgatccaagtaccaaacgtacggcacctccgagttcagcacacgttcagctcgatgacgtccctcgaactccgatccagccaagctttgagggagagttccgtcagcacgacggcgtggtgacgatgatgatgttctaccgacgcagggcttcgcctaagcaccgctacgatattatcgaggtggactatggtggaggggggcaccgcacatggctaagagatcaagagatcaattgttatgtctttggggtgccccctgcccccgtatataaaggagcaaggggggaggcggccggcctaggaggagggcgcgccaaggggggagtcctactcccaccgggagtaggactcctcctttccttgttggagtaggagaagggaagggagaaggagaaggaaggaagggggcgccccccctccctagtccaattcggactagtccatggggaggggtgcggccaccctttggggcctttctctcctttcccgtatggcccattaaggcccaatacgaattcccgtaactctcgggtactccgaaaaatacccgaatcactcggaaccattctgatgtccgaatatagtcgtccaatatatcgatctttacgtctcgaccatttcgagactcctcctcatgtacctgatctcatccgggactccgaactccttcggtacatcaaaacacataaactcataatataaccgtcatctaacattaagcgtgcggaccctacgggttcgagaactatgtagacatgaccgagacacgtctccggtcaataaccaatagcggaacctggatgctcatattggctcccacatattctacaaagatctttatcggtcaaaccgcataacaacatacgttgttccctttgtcatcggtatgttactttcccgagattcgatcgtcggtatctcaatacctagttcaatctcgttaccggcaagtctctttactcggtccgtaatacatcatcccacaactaactcattagttgctatgcttgcaaggctttaagtgatgtgcattaccaagtgggcccagagatacctctccgacaatcggagtgacaaatcctaatctcgaaatacgccaacccaacaagtaccttcggagacacctgtagagcacctttataatcacccagttacgttgtgacgtttggtagcacacaaagtgttcctccggtaaacgggagttgcataatctcatagtcataggaacatgtataagtcatgaagaaagcattagcaacatactagacgatcgtgtgctaagctaacggaatgggtcaagtcaatcacatcattctcctaatgatgtgatcccattaatcaaatgacaactcatgtcaatggctaggaaacataaccatctttgatcaacgagctagtcaagtagaggcatactagtgacactctgtttgtctatgtattcacacatgtaccatgtttccggttaatacaattctagcatgaataataaacatttatcatgatataaggaaataaataataactttattattgcctctagggcatatttccttcactggcCGCAtctcaacccggcccggggactaccaaacccggcccggggactgccgagCCCGACCAAGGGACTGCCGAACCCAGCCCGGGGACTGAAGCTGTCGACCCGGCCGCCGTCATCCTCGACCCGGCCGCCGCCATCCCCAACCCGGGGGCTGCCGCTCCGGAACCCGCCTTGGTGGCCGTCTTCGCTGTGGTAACGGCCGCATCTTGGGCCCTGCCCATCTCGGAGTTTCTGGAGAACGGGGTActccccatggacgagaccgaGGCCCGAGAGGTGCAACGCCGGGCGTCTGcctacagcatcatcaacaacaaGCTCGTCAGGCGCGGCTCCACCGGCGTGTTCCAGCGCTGTGTCGAACAGGACCAGGGCGTTGagatcctcctcgacatacaccagggcgaatgcggccaccacgccgcctcgccgtccctggtggccaaagctttccgccttGGTTTCTACTGGCCCATGGCCCTCCTAGACACCGAGTTACTCGTCCTCAAGTGCGAGGGATG
This sequence is a window from Aegilops tauschii subsp. strangulata cultivar AL8/78 chromosome 7, Aet v6.0, whole genome shotgun sequence. Protein-coding genes within it:
- the LOC109781769 gene encoding uncharacterized protein, with translation MASYRFLVQKLCEFFVGREFLHVSCAENEAADTLAKIASSRQSIPPGVSLEHLHKPSVKPSPNSESIYIPDNPAGIFPSLAASQPGPGTTKPGPGTAEPDQGTAEPSPGTEAVDPAAVILDPAAAIPNPGAAAPEPALVAVFAVVTAASWALPISEFLENGVLPMDETEAREVQRRASAYSIINNKLVRRGSTGVFQRCVEQDQGVEILLDIHQDTELLVLKCEGCQRFSKRNHQPASALRTIPIAWPFAVWGLDMVGPFKTARGGMTHLLVAVDKFTK